A genomic segment from Glycine soja cultivar W05 chromosome 20, ASM419377v2, whole genome shotgun sequence encodes:
- the LOC114401174 gene encoding protein TIME FOR COFFEE-like isoform X1, which produces MDRIREARRSTMAANGLTRRRHRTNNSLRDSPEEDGAMELQEPSRLRDRGGSGKKDRDRERERERERDRLGRSKKRRGDRLMHSSREDGGEDTSEESINDEDDDDDEDGGGGGSGSGSASVRMLPLNPSSLSNQHHRKSFPPAKVLRPTPPTTWKAADEMIGVSVPRKARSASTKRSHECWASSGGGIVAEQNHRQPSTSPVRAAAPASPSSSNASVRKKIKQNGGAKFRPPKTTTSSSSKPSSSAQDEIEIEIAEVLYGMMRQPQGPSKQEIIANDSTKFDSRESNKSSTDAKSPISNPQNSSSSATPMSAVAPKRKRPRPVKHEDENPASLIVRSSPISSTTKAESDQPSKMETCSSNLDKNNVGSVSENLAHSQTVQIMPEPVKPENNEFKPAATEEAEKQKDVGLSEVVVSPQLPKKESPVRQVADDDREDVKATKANHSISESDNQREEKFQIDLMAPPPPSRSSPERDVENNNNMVIDAEKEVKPMTKEDEKVLRMNKEVAMVIEMEKVKAKAEETDSQKPSFVQKERGIDLQLDLEKVDRVDTSGNVGSMVNKKQQHQNVQRQQTNSEKNVQSNSLPLPLSVPSWPGGLPPMGRYMTPLQGVVSMDGTPVTSAAIPPPHLLFNQPRPKRCATHCYIARNILCHQQIARMNSFWPAAAGSASLYGAKPSNLNVVPSTELHGNVPGRAANSSQDKGHGIAMFPGHIGKDKASQPAIVDNSSRKQILLQQALPPGAAPSNILHGPAFIFPLNQQQAAAAASVRPGSVKSLPVSSNGAPSSVSNSAPLNASGTGTVAVAAAAAAAAPTMSFSYPNMPGNETPYLAILQNNAYSFPIPAHVGGPPGYRGTPHAQAFPFFNGSFYSSQMLHPSQIQQQQLPAQSQQQNQQGHQNTSMSSGSSSSQKQHAQNQQQKPNNNATGSNGGASLQGFPVTKTPPSQPLQLQQQQPQQRQNHHTSHPARQVESEMGGEDSPSTADSRLARATMNIYGQNFTMPMQSPNFALMTPASIGAGGSNGSHSEKKQPQQHPGPKAGGETAPAFAMSFASMNGATGASGLDLSSIAQNNHSIMQSNHNYHIMAAQAASAQLKKSYHAAEEGKSVVNPSNLDEDRKAISAGKIPATMGQSIAFGRPDVSDPSLASLSGGNNVIDTSGRNLNLGSASSRASASVMPAAISTNAASSQQQMQRNQQQQILQHQKQNQFAAAAAAAAAAARNKTPSTSNGSVYSDNLPSTSSMANKFPSAVSAFPQNLVQSSNTVAQSPSQWKNSLRATTTSQSPPSMASTTPSSSVKSHPQQQARSQQPHTQISFATNPKSSAAQVQPASSTQSPSPPVMVGSPTTSSISKNTGSPRTTSASTTNNKISQSSSLSSQQAKNSSAVPARKSSPVGSRNVPSILNVPQLTPPSSTGSKSQLPQQQQKQQQQIPKQALPQAQLFFSNPYMHPQSNSSTSTTTVPSGYYLQHQHHHQQHQQRRGPEQMQRPGSSGTSPAVNNVKGSSALPTQGLLHPAQVAAMQPSGSHPQFVPTGFSYASYHVHSVPSVQVKPAEQKQPAGE; this is translated from the exons ATGGACAGGATTAGAGAAGCCAGAAGAAGCACTATGGCCGCAAATGGATTAACCAGACGAAGACACAGGACTAACAACAGTCTTAGAGACTCACCAG AGGAAGATGGAGCCATGGAGCTGCAAGAACCATCCAGGTTGCGAGATCGAGGAGGTAGTGGGAAAAAGGATCGAGATCGTGAAAGGGAGAGGGAAAGGGAGAGAGATCGATTGGGTCGAAGCAAGAAGAGAAGAGGAGATAGGTTGATGCATAGCAGCAGAGAAGATGGCGGAGAAGACACTTCTGAAGAGAGTATCAACGATGAGGACGACGACGACGATGAAGACGGTGGCGGCGGCGGCAGCGGCAGCGGTAGCGCTTCAGTGAGAATGCTTCCGCTGAACCCCTCTTCGCTCTCCAACCAGCATCATCGGAAGAGCTTCCCTCCGGCGAAAGTTTTAAGACCAACGCCGCCGACGACGTGGAAGGCCGCCGATGAGATGATCGGAGTATCCGTCCCTAGGAAAGCACGCTCGG CCTCTACGAAGAGGTCGCACGAATGCTGGGCTTCGAGCGGTGGCGGTATCGTGGCGGAACAAAATCACCGACAGCCGTCGACCTCCCCGGTGAGGGCGGCTGCGCCGGCCTCGCCTTCGTCGTCGAACGCCTCTGTTAGGAAGAAGATA AAGCAGAATGGCGGAGCCAAGTTTCGACCACCCAAAACGACGACGTCGTCGTCGTCCAAGCCGTCGTCTTCAGCGCAGGACGAGATCGAAATAGAGATCGCGGAAGTGTTGTACGGCATGATGAGACAACCTCAAGGACCGTCGAAACAAGAAATCATCGCCAACGATTCCACCAAGTTCGATTCCCGAGAATCTAATAAATCTTCCACCGATGCCAAGTCACCGATCTCAAACCCACAAAATTCAAGCTCTTCCGCCACACCCATGTCCGCTGTTG CTCCGAAGAGGAAAAGACCGCGACCGGTAAAGCACGAGGATGAGAATCCGGCGAGTTTGATCGTTCGGAGCAGTCCCATTTCGTCAACGACGAAGGCCGAGAGCGATCAGCCTTCAAAGATGGAGACTTGTTCTTCCAATTTGGATAAGAACAACGTGGGGTCTGTTTCCGAGAATCTGGCGCATTCTCAGACAGTTCAAATTATGCCGGAGCCGGTGAAGCCGGAGAACAACGAGTTTAAGCCGGCGGCGACGGAGGAAGCGGAGAAGCAGAAAGATGTGGGGTTGAGTGAGGTGGTGGTGTCTCCTCAGTTGCCCAAGAAGGAATCTCCTGTGCGACAAGTAGCAGATGATGACCGTGAAGATGTGAAAGCGACTAAAGC GAATCACTCAATATCCGAGAGTGATAATCAGCGAGAAGAGAAGTTCCAGATAGATCTGATG GCGCCACCTCCTCCATCGAGATCTTCTCCGGAAAGGGATGtggagaataataataatatggtgATTGACGCAGAAAAG GAAGTGAAGCCTATGACGAAGGAGGACGAGAAAGTGCTCAGAATGAACAAGGAAGTAGCAATGGTTATAGAAATGGAGAAAGTGAAAGCAAAAGCGGAAGAAACTGATTCGCAGAAACCAAGTTTTGTGCAGAAAGAAAGAGGAATTGACTTGCAGCTTGATTTGGAGAAAGTTGATAGGGTAGATACTAGTGGCAATGTTGGTAGTATGGTTAACAAGAAGCAGCAACATCAGAACGTTCAGAGGCAGCAAACGAACTCAGAGAAAAATG TTCAATCCAATTCTTTGCCTCTACCATTGTCTGTTCCTAGCTGGCCTGGCGGGCTTCCTCCCATGGG CAGATATATGACACCTCTGCAAGGAGTTGTATCCATGGATGGGACTCCTGTGACATCTGCAGCAATACCG CCTCCCCATCTTCTTTTTAACCAGCCTCGGCCGAAAAGGTGTGCAACCCACTGCTACATTGCTCGCAATATATTGTGTCACCAGCAAATTGCGAGGATGAATTCATTCTGGCCAGCAGCAGCAGGTTCTGCATCACTATACGGGGCTAAGCCCAGCAATCTTAATGTTGTACCCTCCACAGAGTTGCATGGGAATGTTCCCGGCAGGGCTGCAAACTCTTCTCAGGACAAAGGGCATGGTATTGCCATGTTTCCAGGACATATTGGGAAGGACAAAGCCTCTCAGCCTGCCATTGTGGATAATTCatcaagaaaacaaattttgcTTCAGCAAGCTTTACCCCCAGGAGCAGCACCTAGTAATATCTTg CATGGCCCTGCATTCATATTCCCGCTGAATCAGCAGCAAGCAGCTGCTGCGGCATCTGTTCGGCCTGGATCTGTGAAGTCTTTGCCAGTTTCTAGTAATGGAGCACCCTCCAGTGTCTCCAATTCAGCCCCGTTGAATGCTTCTGGCACAGGCACTGTGGCGGTGGCAGCGGCTGCGGCTGCCGCTGCCCCAACGATGAGCTTCAGCTATCCAAATATGCCTGGCAATGAAACTCCGTACTTGGCCATTTTGCAGAATAATGCTTACTCATTTCCAATACCAGCACATGTTGGTGGTCCACCTGGCTACCGTGGAACCCCCCATGCCCAGGCTTTTCCATTCTTCAATGGCTCCTTCTATTCTTCTCAAATGCTGCATCCTTCACAGATTCAGCAGCAGCAACTTCCTGCTCAGTCACAGCAGCAGAATCAACAGGGCCATCAAAATACAAGTATGTCTAGTGGATCCTCCTCTTCTCAGAAGCAGCATGCtcaaaatcaacaacaaaagCCTAATAATAATGCTACTGGATCCAATGGGGGTGCAAGTTTGCAAGGCTTTCCTGTCACCAAAACCCCACCATCACAGCCACTGCAGTTGCAACAGCAACAACCGCAGCAGAGGCAGAATCATCACACTTCTCATCCAGCTCGCCAGGTTGAGTCTGAGATGGGTGGTGAAGACAGTCCATCTACTGCTGATAGTCGTCTCGCCCGTGCCACCATGAATATTTATGGCCAAAATTTCACAATGCCTATGCAGTCGCCAAACTTTGCTCTGATGACACCTGCCTCAATTGGTGCAGGAGGCTCCAATGGCAGTCACAGTGAAAAGAAGCAACCCCAGCAGCACCCTGGTCCAAAGGCTGGAGGTGAAACAGCTCCTGCATTTGCCATGTCATTTGCATCCATGAATGGAGCTACTGGCGCCTCTGGCCTTGACCTCTCATCTATTGCACAGAACAACCATTCAATCATGCAGAGTAATCATAACTATCATATAATGGCAGCACAAGCTGCCAGTGCTCAGTTGAAGAAGAGTTATCATGCCGCCGAGGAAGGGAAAAGTGTAGTTAATCCTTCTAATCTAGACGAAGATAGAAAAGCAATATCTGCTGGAAAAATTCCGGCAACAATGGGGCAATCCATTGCATTCGGAAGGCCAGATGTATCTGATCCCTCATTGGCGTCGTTATCGGGCGGCAACAATGTGATTGATACCTCGGGCCGTAATCTAAACCTTGGTTCTGCTTCTTCTCGTGCTTCTGCTTCTGTTATGCCTGCTGCCATCAGCACTAATGCAGCCAGTTCTCAGCAACAAATGCAGCGAAATCAGCAGCAGCAAATTCTTCAGCATCAGAAGCAGAATCAATTTGCAGCTGCAGCTGCAGCAGCCGCCGCGGCGGCCCGCAACAAGACCCCATCAACTAGCAATGGCAGTGTTTACTCTGATAACCTCCCTTCTACATCTTCAATGGCTAATAAGTTTCCCAGTGCTGTATCCGCATTCCCTCAAAACCTTGTACAGAGCAGTAACACCGTTGCTCAGTCACCTTCTCAGTGGAAGAACTCTTTAAGGGCAACAACCACTTCACAGTCGCCCCCATCCATGGCTTCAACAACACCATCCTCATCGGTCAAAAGTCACCCACAGCAGCAGGCTCGTTCCCAGCAACCTCACACCCAAATATCTTTCGCAACAAATCCAAAATCATCCGCAGCACAAGTTCAACCTGCAAGTTCCACCCAGTCCCCATCTCCCCCAGTCATGGTTGGCTCACCAACAACTTCATCAATATCAAAAAATACTGGTAGCCCAAGGACAACTTCAGCCTCAACAACCAACAATAAGATAAGCCAAAGTTCTTCTTTATCCTCTCAGCAAGCCAAGAACTCTTCTGCTGTGCCGGCGCGCAAATCGTCACCTGTTGGCAGCAGGAATGTGCCGTCAATACTTAATGTTCCTCAGCTAACTCCCCCTTCCAGCACTGGGAGTAAATCCCAACTGCCACAGCAGCAACAGAAGCAGCAGCAGCAAATACCAAAGCAAGCATTACCACAGGCCCAGCTTTTCTTCTCTAATCCTTACATGCATCCGCAATCCAACAGTTCCACATCCACCACCACAGTTCCAAGTGGTTATTACCTTCAACATcaacaccaccaccaacaacatCAACAGCGGCGTGGCCCTGAGCAGATGCAGCGGCCAGGCTCTTCCGGCACTTCCCCGGCCGTGAACAATGTGAAAGGCAGCAGTGCCTTACCTACGCAGGGTCTTTTGCATCCGGCACAGGTTGCTGCAATGCAACCCTCTGGGAGCCACCCTCAGTTTGTTCCTACTGGCTTTTCTTATGCTTCTTATCATGTTCATTCTGTGCCCTCAGTTCAAGTGAAGCCAGCGGAGCAGAAACAACCTGCGGGTGAGTAG
- the LOC114401174 gene encoding protein TIME FOR COFFEE-like isoform X3 codes for MDRIREARRSTMAANGLTRRRHRTNNSLRDSPEEDGAMELQEPSRLRDRGGSGKKDRDRERERERERDRLGRSKKRRGDRLMHSSREDGGEDTSEESINDEDDDDDEDGGGGGSGSGSASVRMLPLNPSSLSNQHHRKSFPPAKVLRPTPPTTWKAADEMIGVSVPRKARSASTKRSHECWASSGGGIVAEQNHRQPSTSPVRAAAPASPSSSNASVRKKIKQNGGAKFRPPKTTTSSSSKPSSSAQDEIEIEIAEVLYGMMRQPQGPSKQEIIANDSTKFDSRESNKSSTDAKSPISNPQNSSSSATPMSAVAPKRKRPRPVKHEDENPASLIVRSSPISSTTKAESDQPSKMETCSSNLDKNNVGSVSENLAHSQTVQIMPEPVKPENNEFKPAATEEAEKQKDVGLSEVVVSPQLPKKESPVRQVADDDREDVKATKANHSISESDNQREEKFQIDLMAPPPPSRSSPERDVENNNNMVIDAEKEVKPMTKEDEKVLRMNKEVAMVIEMEKVKAKAEETDSQKPSFVQKERGIDLQLDLEKVDRVDTSGNVGSMVNKKQQHQNVQRQQTNSEKNVQSNSLPLPLSVPSWPGGLPPMGRYMTPLQGVVSMDGTPVTSAAIPPRPKRCATHCYIARNILCHQQIARMNSFWPAAAGSASLYGAKPSNLNVVPSTELHGNVPGRAANSSQDKGHGIAMFPGHIGKDKASQPAIVDNSSRKQILLQQALPPGAAPSNILHGPAFIFPLNQQQAAAAASVRPGSVKSLPVSSNGAPSSVSNSAPLNASGTGTVAVAAAAAAAAPTMSFSYPNMPGNETPYLAILQNNAYSFPIPAHVGGPPGYRGTPHAQAFPFFNGSFYSSQMLHPSQIQQQQLPAQSQQQNQQGHQNTSMSSGSSSSQKQHAQNQQQKPNNNATGSNGGASLQGFPVTKTPPSQPLQLQQQQPQQRQNHHTSHPARQVESEMGGEDSPSTADSRLARATMNIYGQNFTMPMQSPNFALMTPASIGAGGSNGSHSEKKQPQQHPGPKAGGETAPAFAMSFASMNGATGASGLDLSSIAQNNHSIMQSNHNYHIMAAQAASAQLKKSYHAAEEGKSVVNPSNLDEDRKAISAGKIPATMGQSIAFGRPDVSDPSLASLSGGNNVIDTSGRNLNLGSASSRASASVMPAAISTNAASSQQQMQRNQQQQILQHQKQNQFAAAAAAAAAAARNKTPSTSNGSVYSDNLPSTSSMANKFPSAVSAFPQNLVQSSNTVAQSPSQWKNSLRATTTSQSPPSMASTTPSSSVKSHPQQQARSQQPHTQISFATNPKSSAAQVQPASSTQSPSPPVMVGSPTTSSISKNTGSPRTTSASTTNNKISQSSSLSSQQAKNSSAVPARKSSPVGSRNVPSILNVPQLTPPSSTGSKSQLPQQQQKQQQQIPKQALPQAQLFFSNPYMHPQSNSSTSTTTVPSGYYLQHQHHHQQHQQRRGPEQMQRPGSSGTSPAVNNVKGSSALPTQGLLHPAQVAAMQPSGSHPQFVPTGFSYASYHVHSVPSVQVKPAEQKQPAGE; via the exons ATGGACAGGATTAGAGAAGCCAGAAGAAGCACTATGGCCGCAAATGGATTAACCAGACGAAGACACAGGACTAACAACAGTCTTAGAGACTCACCAG AGGAAGATGGAGCCATGGAGCTGCAAGAACCATCCAGGTTGCGAGATCGAGGAGGTAGTGGGAAAAAGGATCGAGATCGTGAAAGGGAGAGGGAAAGGGAGAGAGATCGATTGGGTCGAAGCAAGAAGAGAAGAGGAGATAGGTTGATGCATAGCAGCAGAGAAGATGGCGGAGAAGACACTTCTGAAGAGAGTATCAACGATGAGGACGACGACGACGATGAAGACGGTGGCGGCGGCGGCAGCGGCAGCGGTAGCGCTTCAGTGAGAATGCTTCCGCTGAACCCCTCTTCGCTCTCCAACCAGCATCATCGGAAGAGCTTCCCTCCGGCGAAAGTTTTAAGACCAACGCCGCCGACGACGTGGAAGGCCGCCGATGAGATGATCGGAGTATCCGTCCCTAGGAAAGCACGCTCGG CCTCTACGAAGAGGTCGCACGAATGCTGGGCTTCGAGCGGTGGCGGTATCGTGGCGGAACAAAATCACCGACAGCCGTCGACCTCCCCGGTGAGGGCGGCTGCGCCGGCCTCGCCTTCGTCGTCGAACGCCTCTGTTAGGAAGAAGATA AAGCAGAATGGCGGAGCCAAGTTTCGACCACCCAAAACGACGACGTCGTCGTCGTCCAAGCCGTCGTCTTCAGCGCAGGACGAGATCGAAATAGAGATCGCGGAAGTGTTGTACGGCATGATGAGACAACCTCAAGGACCGTCGAAACAAGAAATCATCGCCAACGATTCCACCAAGTTCGATTCCCGAGAATCTAATAAATCTTCCACCGATGCCAAGTCACCGATCTCAAACCCACAAAATTCAAGCTCTTCCGCCACACCCATGTCCGCTGTTG CTCCGAAGAGGAAAAGACCGCGACCGGTAAAGCACGAGGATGAGAATCCGGCGAGTTTGATCGTTCGGAGCAGTCCCATTTCGTCAACGACGAAGGCCGAGAGCGATCAGCCTTCAAAGATGGAGACTTGTTCTTCCAATTTGGATAAGAACAACGTGGGGTCTGTTTCCGAGAATCTGGCGCATTCTCAGACAGTTCAAATTATGCCGGAGCCGGTGAAGCCGGAGAACAACGAGTTTAAGCCGGCGGCGACGGAGGAAGCGGAGAAGCAGAAAGATGTGGGGTTGAGTGAGGTGGTGGTGTCTCCTCAGTTGCCCAAGAAGGAATCTCCTGTGCGACAAGTAGCAGATGATGACCGTGAAGATGTGAAAGCGACTAAAGC GAATCACTCAATATCCGAGAGTGATAATCAGCGAGAAGAGAAGTTCCAGATAGATCTGATG GCGCCACCTCCTCCATCGAGATCTTCTCCGGAAAGGGATGtggagaataataataatatggtgATTGACGCAGAAAAG GAAGTGAAGCCTATGACGAAGGAGGACGAGAAAGTGCTCAGAATGAACAAGGAAGTAGCAATGGTTATAGAAATGGAGAAAGTGAAAGCAAAAGCGGAAGAAACTGATTCGCAGAAACCAAGTTTTGTGCAGAAAGAAAGAGGAATTGACTTGCAGCTTGATTTGGAGAAAGTTGATAGGGTAGATACTAGTGGCAATGTTGGTAGTATGGTTAACAAGAAGCAGCAACATCAGAACGTTCAGAGGCAGCAAACGAACTCAGAGAAAAATG TTCAATCCAATTCTTTGCCTCTACCATTGTCTGTTCCTAGCTGGCCTGGCGGGCTTCCTCCCATGGG CAGATATATGACACCTCTGCAAGGAGTTGTATCCATGGATGGGACTCCTGTGACATCTGCAGCAATACCG CCTCGGCCGAAAAGGTGTGCAACCCACTGCTACATTGCTCGCAATATATTGTGTCACCAGCAAATTGCGAGGATGAATTCATTCTGGCCAGCAGCAGCAGGTTCTGCATCACTATACGGGGCTAAGCCCAGCAATCTTAATGTTGTACCCTCCACAGAGTTGCATGGGAATGTTCCCGGCAGGGCTGCAAACTCTTCTCAGGACAAAGGGCATGGTATTGCCATGTTTCCAGGACATATTGGGAAGGACAAAGCCTCTCAGCCTGCCATTGTGGATAATTCatcaagaaaacaaattttgcTTCAGCAAGCTTTACCCCCAGGAGCAGCACCTAGTAATATCTTg CATGGCCCTGCATTCATATTCCCGCTGAATCAGCAGCAAGCAGCTGCTGCGGCATCTGTTCGGCCTGGATCTGTGAAGTCTTTGCCAGTTTCTAGTAATGGAGCACCCTCCAGTGTCTCCAATTCAGCCCCGTTGAATGCTTCTGGCACAGGCACTGTGGCGGTGGCAGCGGCTGCGGCTGCCGCTGCCCCAACGATGAGCTTCAGCTATCCAAATATGCCTGGCAATGAAACTCCGTACTTGGCCATTTTGCAGAATAATGCTTACTCATTTCCAATACCAGCACATGTTGGTGGTCCACCTGGCTACCGTGGAACCCCCCATGCCCAGGCTTTTCCATTCTTCAATGGCTCCTTCTATTCTTCTCAAATGCTGCATCCTTCACAGATTCAGCAGCAGCAACTTCCTGCTCAGTCACAGCAGCAGAATCAACAGGGCCATCAAAATACAAGTATGTCTAGTGGATCCTCCTCTTCTCAGAAGCAGCATGCtcaaaatcaacaacaaaagCCTAATAATAATGCTACTGGATCCAATGGGGGTGCAAGTTTGCAAGGCTTTCCTGTCACCAAAACCCCACCATCACAGCCACTGCAGTTGCAACAGCAACAACCGCAGCAGAGGCAGAATCATCACACTTCTCATCCAGCTCGCCAGGTTGAGTCTGAGATGGGTGGTGAAGACAGTCCATCTACTGCTGATAGTCGTCTCGCCCGTGCCACCATGAATATTTATGGCCAAAATTTCACAATGCCTATGCAGTCGCCAAACTTTGCTCTGATGACACCTGCCTCAATTGGTGCAGGAGGCTCCAATGGCAGTCACAGTGAAAAGAAGCAACCCCAGCAGCACCCTGGTCCAAAGGCTGGAGGTGAAACAGCTCCTGCATTTGCCATGTCATTTGCATCCATGAATGGAGCTACTGGCGCCTCTGGCCTTGACCTCTCATCTATTGCACAGAACAACCATTCAATCATGCAGAGTAATCATAACTATCATATAATGGCAGCACAAGCTGCCAGTGCTCAGTTGAAGAAGAGTTATCATGCCGCCGAGGAAGGGAAAAGTGTAGTTAATCCTTCTAATCTAGACGAAGATAGAAAAGCAATATCTGCTGGAAAAATTCCGGCAACAATGGGGCAATCCATTGCATTCGGAAGGCCAGATGTATCTGATCCCTCATTGGCGTCGTTATCGGGCGGCAACAATGTGATTGATACCTCGGGCCGTAATCTAAACCTTGGTTCTGCTTCTTCTCGTGCTTCTGCTTCTGTTATGCCTGCTGCCATCAGCACTAATGCAGCCAGTTCTCAGCAACAAATGCAGCGAAATCAGCAGCAGCAAATTCTTCAGCATCAGAAGCAGAATCAATTTGCAGCTGCAGCTGCAGCAGCCGCCGCGGCGGCCCGCAACAAGACCCCATCAACTAGCAATGGCAGTGTTTACTCTGATAACCTCCCTTCTACATCTTCAATGGCTAATAAGTTTCCCAGTGCTGTATCCGCATTCCCTCAAAACCTTGTACAGAGCAGTAACACCGTTGCTCAGTCACCTTCTCAGTGGAAGAACTCTTTAAGGGCAACAACCACTTCACAGTCGCCCCCATCCATGGCTTCAACAACACCATCCTCATCGGTCAAAAGTCACCCACAGCAGCAGGCTCGTTCCCAGCAACCTCACACCCAAATATCTTTCGCAACAAATCCAAAATCATCCGCAGCACAAGTTCAACCTGCAAGTTCCACCCAGTCCCCATCTCCCCCAGTCATGGTTGGCTCACCAACAACTTCATCAATATCAAAAAATACTGGTAGCCCAAGGACAACTTCAGCCTCAACAACCAACAATAAGATAAGCCAAAGTTCTTCTTTATCCTCTCAGCAAGCCAAGAACTCTTCTGCTGTGCCGGCGCGCAAATCGTCACCTGTTGGCAGCAGGAATGTGCCGTCAATACTTAATGTTCCTCAGCTAACTCCCCCTTCCAGCACTGGGAGTAAATCCCAACTGCCACAGCAGCAACAGAAGCAGCAGCAGCAAATACCAAAGCAAGCATTACCACAGGCCCAGCTTTTCTTCTCTAATCCTTACATGCATCCGCAATCCAACAGTTCCACATCCACCACCACAGTTCCAAGTGGTTATTACCTTCAACATcaacaccaccaccaacaacatCAACAGCGGCGTGGCCCTGAGCAGATGCAGCGGCCAGGCTCTTCCGGCACTTCCCCGGCCGTGAACAATGTGAAAGGCAGCAGTGCCTTACCTACGCAGGGTCTTTTGCATCCGGCACAGGTTGCTGCAATGCAACCCTCTGGGAGCCACCCTCAGTTTGTTCCTACTGGCTTTTCTTATGCTTCTTATCATGTTCATTCTGTGCCCTCAGTTCAAGTGAAGCCAGCGGAGCAGAAACAACCTGCGGGTGAGTAG